One window of Cohnella hashimotonis genomic DNA carries:
- a CDS encoding extracellular solute-binding protein — MRRSRSRYSERYSYFIHELRDQIITGELQPGEYILPENTLAEQYELSRVSIRKALAELVEEGLIEKIAGKGSRIKQPVDDHSAAVLKLAWFSTSHELEIVRKIINRFMENNPFVKVELQVLPTIGYTNAIAQSIENGQGPDLFIISDVHVREWMDLGKESALNGYVPAKLNEESSYPQVFELFKREDKMLGAPFLFSPVIICYNETIFKENGVSDHPTIANWENLLEIAKQCTPMQSESTIVEQYGFCFSSSYNRWPVFLLQNGGKIVSDEGDKCVFSREENVEALKFCTSLMYEHHVSPIYAHANTALAESLFSRQRVAMIMTTYYFMNDFKNQSIEWDILPMPKHREQGTLLLGGAIAINAKSNQTRVAQKLVDYMTSAEAQTMLKTFGSTIPALREVAEDDRLLNPAIHPKHYNYFKEVLPYARPLVGFQLGESRILELCGELDLLWANLEGAEEACARIEARFNEQYFASQA, encoded by the coding sequence ATGCGGAGAAGCAGATCCAGATATTCCGAGCGTTACAGCTATTTTATTCATGAACTGCGGGACCAGATCATTACGGGAGAGCTGCAGCCTGGCGAATATATTTTGCCTGAGAATACGCTGGCAGAGCAATACGAGCTGAGCCGAGTGTCGATTCGCAAGGCGCTCGCCGAATTGGTCGAAGAAGGACTTATCGAGAAGATCGCGGGCAAGGGAAGCCGGATCAAGCAACCGGTCGACGATCATTCGGCCGCCGTTCTGAAGCTGGCCTGGTTTTCGACCTCGCATGAACTTGAGATCGTTCGAAAAATTATAAACCGCTTTATGGAAAACAATCCGTTCGTTAAGGTGGAACTTCAAGTTTTGCCGACAATCGGATATACGAATGCGATTGCCCAATCCATCGAGAACGGACAAGGCCCCGATTTATTCATTATATCCGATGTTCATGTTCGGGAATGGATGGACCTGGGAAAGGAAAGCGCTTTGAATGGCTACGTCCCTGCCAAACTGAACGAAGAAAGCAGCTATCCGCAAGTGTTTGAATTGTTTAAGCGTGAAGACAAGATGCTGGGGGCGCCGTTTTTGTTTTCGCCGGTTATTATTTGTTACAATGAGACCATTTTCAAGGAAAACGGCGTGTCCGATCACCCGACGATCGCCAATTGGGAAAACTTGTTGGAGATCGCCAAACAATGTACGCCCATGCAAAGCGAGAGCACCATCGTCGAACAATACGGCTTTTGTTTTTCATCCTCCTATAACCGATGGCCCGTTTTTCTTCTGCAGAACGGGGGGAAGATCGTATCCGACGAAGGCGACAAATGCGTATTCTCCCGAGAGGAGAACGTAGAGGCGCTCAAGTTCTGTACGTCGCTGATGTATGAGCATCACGTATCGCCGATCTACGCACATGCCAACACCGCGCTGGCGGAGAGTCTGTTTTCCAGACAGCGTGTGGCGATGATCATGACTACCTATTATTTTATGAACGATTTTAAAAATCAATCGATCGAGTGGGACATTCTCCCGATGCCCAAGCATCGCGAGCAGGGGACGCTTCTTCTCGGGGGGGCGATTGCGATAAATGCCAAAAGCAATCAAACACGGGTAGCCCAAAAGCTGGTTGATTATATGACAAGTGCGGAAGCGCAGACGATGCTCAAAACTTTTGGCTCTACCATTCCCGCTTTGCGGGAGGTGGCAGAGGATGACCGTTTGTTGAACCCTGCCATTCATCCGAAGCACTACAATTATTTCAAGGAGGTTCTTCCTTATGCCAGGCCCCTGGTCGGCTTTCAACTGGGGGAGTCGCGAATATTGGAACTGTGCGGTGAACTGGATCTGCTGTGGGCCAACCTCGAAGGTGCGGAAGAAGCGTGCGCACGAATCGAGGCGAGGTTTAACGAACAATATTTTGCGTCGCAAGCTTAA
- a CDS encoding extracellular solute-binding protein, translating to MNKKVVSILSASMMISVIAGCSGNNNEPAASSSPASASTASSSPGASGASSGDAAKQKVTITALKYKYGEVPPTDKNGVNLINEHFNVDYQINMIPQGSYSDKLSAVFASGTLPDIISFEGDDAWNRYPKFAKQGAFADLDSIIQQYPSMSGVPDYIYDQFKVDGKIYAIPTFSPARSVFSIMIRKDWLDNLNLSVPTSYEELKKVALAFTNDDPDKNGKKDTYGFALGKDLNPKLNMGTYWDPTAWYHKDEQGRFIPGSIAPGYKEVVQTLADLYKQGAVTPDFVTLDWANTNKEFYSGKAGIFIAAINGMSEDYVKGLLAIQPEAKFVSLEAFKAPDGSQGWTAARGFGGFNVISAQAAKDPVKLERILEILEFSRKFYPVEDRKETNPDYDFYLGNVGVSYDMVDGKPKFKENAVNLGLAPSTFLPDGGWPAKEADMNYPAGYSLPLIQELTGSLANHLNSTNWYASPNYPVISQTNLDKGAQLDQYLIDEQTKMIAGQRPVSDWDKMVDEWKKMGGEQIIQEVNAGIAIKDASEAWIK from the coding sequence TTGAACAAAAAAGTAGTCTCCATCTTATCAGCTTCAATGATGATATCTGTAATTGCCGGGTGCTCCGGCAACAACAACGAGCCGGCCGCCTCTTCATCGCCTGCTTCCGCATCGACGGCATCCTCATCGCCGGGTGCTTCCGGTGCGAGCTCCGGCGATGCCGCCAAACAGAAAGTAACCATTACCGCGCTTAAGTATAAATATGGCGAAGTGCCGCCGACCGATAAAAACGGCGTCAATCTGATCAACGAACATTTTAACGTTGATTACCAAATCAATATGATCCCGCAAGGATCGTACAGCGACAAGCTGTCGGCCGTATTCGCCTCGGGAACGCTGCCGGATATTATTTCATTCGAAGGCGACGATGCCTGGAACCGGTATCCGAAGTTCGCCAAGCAAGGTGCTTTTGCGGACCTCGACTCGATCATCCAACAGTACCCCAGCATGTCCGGCGTTCCCGACTACATCTACGACCAATTCAAAGTTGATGGCAAAATCTACGCGATTCCTACCTTCAGCCCGGCCCGCTCCGTCTTTTCCATCATGATCCGGAAGGACTGGCTGGACAATTTGAACCTGTCCGTGCCTACGAGCTACGAGGAACTGAAAAAAGTCGCGCTCGCCTTCACCAACGACGATCCCGACAAAAACGGCAAAAAAGATACTTACGGGTTCGCACTCGGCAAAGACCTGAATCCGAAGCTGAACATGGGCACGTATTGGGACCCGACGGCTTGGTATCACAAAGACGAGCAAGGCCGCTTCATTCCCGGCTCCATCGCTCCGGGGTACAAGGAAGTCGTTCAAACGCTCGCCGACCTTTACAAGCAAGGCGCGGTCACGCCCGACTTTGTCACGCTTGACTGGGCGAATACCAATAAGGAATTCTATTCCGGCAAAGCCGGTATCTTCATCGCAGCGATCAACGGCATGTCCGAGGATTACGTCAAAGGCCTGCTCGCGATCCAGCCCGAAGCCAAGTTTGTATCGCTGGAGGCGTTCAAGGCGCCGGATGGCTCGCAAGGCTGGACGGCCGCCCGCGGGTTCGGCGGATTTAATGTCATCTCGGCACAAGCCGCCAAGGACCCTGTGAAACTAGAACGGATTCTGGAGATTCTGGAGTTCTCCCGCAAGTTCTATCCGGTGGAAGATCGCAAGGAAACGAATCCGGACTACGACTTCTACCTCGGCAATGTCGGCGTATCGTACGATATGGTGGACGGCAAACCGAAGTTCAAAGAGAATGCCGTCAACCTCGGTCTGGCCCCGTCCACGTTCCTGCCCGACGGCGGATGGCCGGCGAAGGAAGCGGATATGAACTATCCGGCAGGCTACTCGCTGCCGCTCATTCAAGAATTGACGGGCAGCTTGGCCAATCATCTAAATTCGACCAATTGGTATGCCAGCCCTAACTACCCGGTCATCTCTCAAACCAATCTCGATAAAGGTGCGCAGCTTGATCAGTATTTGATCGACGAACAAACCAAGATGATCGCCGGTCAACGCCCGGTTTCCGATTGGGACAAGATGGTCGATGAGTGGAAAAAAATGGGCGGCGAACAAATTATTCAAGAAGTGAATGCCGGCATCGCCATCAAAGACGCTTCCGAGGCCTGGATCAAGTAA
- a CDS encoding carbohydrate ABC transporter permease has product MNIRSFQDRVFDWVNYAFMLLLAIVMIFPFFYLFSVSFTTYEEFLRSQLLLWPRKWSIVAYEYIFSSHSFIRSLRVTVYITILGTLVNLFFTTTMAYGLSRKIYGQRFIMLAILFTMLFSAGMIPTYLVVKETGLLDSIWSLILPAAIAPFNLIIVRQFFMSLPQELSESALIDGASDLVIFRKIVLPLSKPILAAFGLFYAVGHWNNYFAGILYLNDQTKWPIQVILRQIVVQSDAMNALGVINPEMLANQPPPETVQMAAILISTLPILIVYPFLQKHFAKGVMIGSIKG; this is encoded by the coding sequence ATGAACATCCGTTCGTTTCAGGACCGCGTGTTCGACTGGGTCAACTATGCCTTTATGTTATTGCTTGCGATTGTGATGATTTTCCCGTTTTTTTATTTATTCTCCGTCTCATTTACGACCTACGAAGAATTTTTGCGAAGTCAATTGCTGCTTTGGCCGCGGAAGTGGTCGATTGTCGCATACGAGTACATTTTTAGTTCCCACTCCTTCATCCGCTCGCTGCGCGTTACGGTCTATATCACGATCCTGGGCACACTCGTTAATTTATTTTTTACAACCACGATGGCTTATGGTCTGTCGCGCAAAATTTATGGTCAAAGATTCATTATGCTTGCGATTTTATTTACGATGCTGTTCTCCGCCGGGATGATACCGACGTATCTGGTCGTCAAGGAGACCGGGCTGCTTGATTCGATCTGGTCGCTCATCCTGCCGGCCGCGATCGCTCCGTTCAACCTGATTATCGTAAGGCAATTTTTTATGTCGCTCCCTCAGGAACTTAGCGAATCGGCGCTGATCGACGGCGCCAGCGATCTGGTCATTTTCCGGAAAATCGTGCTGCCGTTGTCCAAGCCCATACTGGCCGCCTTCGGCTTGTTCTATGCGGTCGGCCATTGGAACAATTATTTTGCCGGCATCCTTTATCTCAACGATCAGACCAAATGGCCGATTCAGGTTATTCTCCGGCAAATCGTCGTGCAGTCCGATGCGATGAACGCACTCGGCGTCATTAATCCGGAGATGCTTGCCAATCAGCCGCCGCCGGAAACGGTGCAGATGGCAGCTATTCTGATTTCGACATTGCCGATTCTTATTGTTTATCCGTTTCTGCAAAAACACTTCGCGAAAGGGGTGATGATCGGCTCAATCAAAGGTTAA
- a CDS encoding ABC transporter permease: protein MYLLILPGALFFLIYRYVPMLGIVIAFQDYSPFLGFSGSEWVGLQHFRDIFSSAEIGRVLWNTLSLSMLQILFAFPAPIILALLLNEMRSELFKRFIQSIVYLPHFLSWVVVVGVFTIFLRGDGIVNDILKQVFGMNQSIGFLTNPDFFRPLIVLQVIWKEIGWGTIIFLAALAGVNPEIYEAASVDGANRWRRMWHITLPALRATIVIMLILRLGSVLDSGFEQIFLMLNSFNRDIGDVLDTYVYTKGVRQSDYSFATAVGLFKGVVGLVLVLGSNYIAKRMGEEGVY, encoded by the coding sequence ATGTATTTACTTATACTTCCGGGCGCGCTCTTTTTCTTGATTTACCGGTATGTTCCGATGCTCGGCATCGTGATTGCTTTTCAAGATTACAGTCCGTTTCTGGGCTTCTCGGGCAGCGAATGGGTCGGACTTCAGCATTTCAGAGATATCTTTTCTTCTGCTGAAATCGGGCGCGTCTTGTGGAATACGCTCTCCCTCTCCATGCTGCAAATTTTGTTTGCCTTTCCTGCGCCTATCATTTTGGCTTTATTGCTGAACGAAATGCGGAGTGAACTGTTCAAACGCTTTATTCAGTCGATCGTTTACTTGCCGCACTTTCTTTCGTGGGTTGTTGTCGTAGGCGTATTTACGATTTTCTTGCGGGGAGACGGCATCGTCAATGACATTTTGAAGCAAGTTTTCGGAATGAATCAGTCCATCGGTTTTTTAACGAACCCCGACTTCTTCCGTCCCCTAATCGTTTTGCAGGTTATCTGGAAAGAAATCGGTTGGGGAACGATCATTTTCTTGGCCGCGCTAGCGGGAGTCAATCCCGAAATCTATGAAGCCGCCTCGGTGGATGGCGCGAATCGCTGGAGACGGATGTGGCATATCACGCTTCCCGCCTTGCGCGCCACGATCGTCATCATGCTCATCCTTCGTTTGGGCAGCGTACTGGACAGCGGCTTCGAGCAAATATTCCTGATGTTGAACTCCTTTAACCGCGATATTGGCGATGTGCTGGATACGTATGTGTACACCAAAGGGGTTAGGCAGTCTGATTACAGCTTTGCTACGGCCGTCGGCTTATTTAAAGGGGTTGTCGGTCTTGTTCTTGTGCTTGGATCGAACTACATTGCCAAGCGAATGGGTGAAGAAGGCGTTTATTAA
- a CDS encoding Gfo/Idh/MocA family protein yields MKIWKLGLAGLGGSRRSAAYMHHPRIRVTAICDQDADLLRQTGDELGIDPSGRFDRFDKLLASDVDVVMIGTPLPLHAEQAIAAMKAGKDVLCEVTAASTIEDCVSLVDTVKDTGRTYMMAENTVYFHFLQNWKQWIRQGLIGTVFHAECEYVHDIRSRIIDPDTGFVYWRNERPPLHYCSHSLGPILEMLDDRIVRAMGIGSSKSVVPNGGVGCIDMQVALFETSKGCTIKLLRSSVAPRTPEIGHYALYGSKGQIENGRHGYEGDGWIYVENHPLFGETAQSLKCEISNPDATEAMAKGGHGTSEYYLLQDFIDALDRRSQPPIDVYRAIDYTLPGIVAQQSAEQGGIWLEVPDLRIS; encoded by the coding sequence ATGAAAATTTGGAAATTGGGGTTGGCAGGACTCGGAGGTTCGCGTCGATCCGCCGCTTATATGCACCACCCGCGTATTCGAGTTACGGCCATCTGCGATCAGGACGCCGACCTGCTCAGGCAGACGGGAGACGAGCTCGGCATTGATCCGTCCGGACGTTTCGATCGTTTTGACAAGCTGCTGGCCTCAGATGTCGATGTTGTCATGATCGGTACGCCGTTGCCGCTACATGCCGAACAAGCCATCGCAGCCATGAAGGCCGGCAAAGACGTGCTGTGCGAAGTAACGGCGGCCTCCACCATTGAAGATTGCGTCAGTCTCGTCGATACCGTGAAGGATACCGGGCGCACCTATATGATGGCTGAGAACACGGTATATTTTCATTTTTTGCAAAACTGGAAACAGTGGATTCGTCAAGGTCTGATCGGAACCGTCTTCCATGCGGAATGCGAATACGTGCACGACATCCGCTCCAGAATTATCGATCCGGATACCGGATTCGTTTACTGGCGCAATGAACGTCCCCCGTTGCATTACTGCTCCCACTCGCTCGGGCCCATTCTCGAGATGCTCGATGACCGCATCGTCAGAGCGATGGGGATCGGGAGTTCCAAATCGGTCGTGCCAAACGGCGGAGTCGGCTGTATCGACATGCAGGTCGCACTGTTCGAAACGTCCAAAGGCTGCACGATCAAACTTCTGCGAAGCTCGGTTGCGCCGCGCACCCCTGAAATCGGACATTATGCCCTGTATGGTTCCAAGGGTCAAATCGAAAATGGCAGACATGGCTATGAAGGGGACGGTTGGATCTACGTCGAAAATCACCCGCTTTTCGGCGAAACCGCTCAATCGTTGAAATGCGAAATCAGCAATCCCGACGCGACGGAAGCAATGGCCAAAGGCGGCCACGGTACTTCGGAGTATTACTTGCTGCAAGATTTTATCGACGCGCTGGATCGCCGCAGTCAACCTCCTATCGATGTTTATCGTGCGATCGACTACACGCTGCCGGGCATCGTCGCTCAGCAATCTGCCGAGCAAGGCGGGATCTGGCTGGAAGTTCCGGATCTGCGCATCAGCTAA